A stretch of the Nitrososphaerales archaeon genome encodes the following:
- the secY gene encoding preprotein translocase subunit SecY, protein MNSDSNFMEGKINFRKIVHTASKYVWQIPKPKKKLSLTERFVWSGIALVIYLIMAQVPLYGAPTDIFDPFAFARIIFASQQGTLVELGIGPIVTAGLLMQLLRGSEIIKLDFKNPDDRALFTSATKIVTIIVIVVESLLYGTAVYGPALTQLGQYDLIYVLVAQLMVASIVIMMLDELVQKGWGLGSGISLFIMAGVSQQILWSIFSPLPAGDGSYIGVIPFIMDSVSRGGADFMDIMFRGGQLPSLFILFLTAAVILLLVYTQGIRIEIPIVSSRYRGFTAVYPIKLMYTSVIPVIFATALTANAIFLAQIFWASYNPNNTRDIFNWIAQFDPTNPQTPIGGFVYYLVPPRGLEIAALDPMRAVLYVVIITAIVVVFGRLWVELGGLSAKAAAKNLLDANVQVPGFRRAEMSVVQLLQRYIPSVTILGSLFIGLLAGFSDVLGLFGTGIGILLMVDIMINYYNLLVREQVETFMPKLGALLGRK, encoded by the coding sequence ATGAATTCAGATTCTAACTTTATGGAAGGAAAGATCAATTTTAGAAAAATAGTTCATACTGCTTCCAAATATGTATGGCAGATTCCAAAGCCAAAAAAGAAACTTTCACTTACGGAAAGGTTTGTCTGGAGCGGAATAGCGCTTGTGATCTATCTAATAATGGCTCAGGTACCGCTTTATGGCGCCCCAACGGATATATTCGATCCCTTCGCTTTTGCTAGGATTATTTTTGCATCACAGCAAGGAACTCTTGTGGAACTTGGTATAGGTCCGATTGTCACGGCAGGGTTGCTTATGCAGTTGCTCAGAGGATCTGAGATAATCAAGTTGGATTTCAAGAACCCAGATGATAGAGCACTCTTCACATCTGCCACCAAAATAGTTACTATAATCGTGATCGTAGTTGAAAGCTTACTGTACGGAACAGCCGTTTATGGTCCAGCTCTTACTCAGCTGGGTCAATACGACCTGATTTACGTCTTGGTTGCTCAGTTAATGGTGGCAAGTATTGTTATAATGATGCTTGATGAACTGGTGCAGAAGGGATGGGGACTTGGTAGCGGTATAAGTCTGTTCATCATGGCAGGTGTTTCTCAGCAAATTCTGTGGAGCATTTTTAGTCCATTACCAGCAGGCGATGGTTCTTACATAGGAGTAATTCCTTTCATCATGGATTCAGTCTCTAGAGGAGGCGCCGACTTCATGGACATTATGTTCAGAGGAGGACAGCTTCCCAGTTTGTTCATACTCTTTCTTACGGCTGCCGTAATACTTCTCTTGGTGTACACGCAAGGGATAAGGATTGAAATACCAATAGTTTCTAGCAGATACCGAGGATTTACAGCAGTTTATCCAATAAAACTCATGTACACTTCAGTTATACCAGTAATATTTGCAACTGCACTTACAGCTAACGCAATATTTCTGGCACAGATATTTTGGGCAAGTTACAATCCCAACAATACCAGAGATATCTTCAACTGGATAGCCCAGTTCGATCCAACAAACCCTCAAACACCAATAGGCGGCTTTGTATACTATCTGGTTCCGCCGAGGGGTTTAGAGATAGCTGCACTAGATCCTATGAGAGCTGTACTGTATGTTGTAATAATTACAGCCATTGTAGTGGTGTTTGGAAGATTATGGGTAGAGCTTGGAGGTTTATCCGCTAAAGCTGCCGCCAAAAACCTCTTGGATGCAAATGTTCAGGTTCCAGGGTTTAGGAGAGCAGAGATGTCTGTTGTGCAGCTATTACAGCGATACATCCCATCTGTAACAATTCTAGGATCGCTGTTCATTGGTCTATTGGCAGGTTTTTCAGACGTTTTAGGTCTCTTCGGTACAGGTATAGGCATTCTCCTGATGGTAGATATCATGATAAACTATTACAACTTGCTAGTAAGAGAGCAGGTAGAGACCTTCATGCCTAAGCTGGGTGCCCTGCTTGGACGGAAGTAA
- a CDS encoding uL15 family ribosomal protein yields MATRLRKVRRLRGSRTHGWGQIGQHRSAGHKGGHGNAGLHKHHWTRTVLFPDRHFGVPGFHNPTRKVTKKWVNVGGLDTMFTRYGRVENNKKVLDLVSLGYDKLLGAGRVSNNYTVLVNAFAKSAKEKVESVGGEVIAK; encoded by the coding sequence ATGGCAACTAGGTTAAGAAAGGTGAGACGATTAAGAGGTTCTAGGACACATGGATGGGGTCAAATCGGTCAGCACAGGAGTGCTGGCCATAAAGGTGGTCATGGTAATGCCGGTCTCCATAAGCACCATTGGACCCGTACAGTGCTGTTTCCGGACAGACATTTCGGTGTACCTGGTTTTCATAACCCAACGCGTAAAGTTACAAAGAAGTGGGTCAACGTAGGAGGTTTGGATACCATGTTTACCAGGTATGGTAGGGTAGAGAATAACAAAAAAGTCTTGGATTTGGTGTCACTCGGCTATGACAAGTTGCTGGGTGCTGGAAGGGTGTCTAACAACTACACCGTATTAGTCAACGCATTTGCAAAGAGTGCAAAGGAGAAGGTTGAAAGCGTTGGTGGCGAAGTGATAGCCAAATGA
- a CDS encoding 50S ribosomal protein L30 produces the protein MAYLVVRIRGTVNVPLWADTTLQLLNLDKKFRATIVPEEASFVGMLKKVKNYVAWCKADKETVRTLIEKRARKKGYKKIESSDIRTLGYNSIDELADALANGRTTLSKLDILKPWFALEPPKKGFKRSTKRMYQNEGVSGENQELPLLIKNMI, from the coding sequence ATGGCTTACCTAGTTGTTCGGATAAGAGGCACCGTAAATGTGCCATTGTGGGCAGACACTACATTACAATTGTTAAATCTTGATAAGAAATTTAGAGCAACAATAGTGCCGGAGGAGGCTTCGTTTGTGGGGATGTTAAAGAAGGTGAAGAATTACGTTGCTTGGTGTAAGGCTGACAAGGAAACTGTAAGAACGTTAATTGAAAAGAGGGCTAGAAAGAAGGGATACAAAAAAATTGAGAGCAGTGATATCAGAACTTTGGGATATAATAGTATAGATGAACTTGCAGATGCATTGGCAAATGGTAGAACCACACTTTCAAAACTGGATATTTTAAAACCATGGTTCGCACTCGAGCCACCAAAGAAAGGGTTCAAGAGGAGTACAAAGCGCATGTACCAGAATGAAGGAGTTTCTGGAGAAAATCAGGAATTGCCCTTGCTAATAAAGAACATGATTTAG
- a CDS encoding 30S ribosomal protein S5 — translation MKSVQERPEWKPRTKLGMLVAAKQITSIDEIFENGYRIQEAEIVRALLPDIRNEVVHVGIVQKQTDAGEMTRFSAIVAVGNDNGWLGIGKGKASQMRTAIDKATNAALLNLIPIKLGCGSWECRCNKLHSVPFRVQGKGGSVRVEIHPGPRGLGIVAGENIKSLLKLAGIKDAWTRTYGATNTMPSTTKAIYNALRSTYSVG, via the coding sequence TTGAAGAGTGTACAGGAAAGGCCAGAATGGAAGCCTAGAACAAAGCTAGGTATGCTAGTAGCTGCAAAACAGATAACTTCAATCGACGAGATCTTTGAAAATGGTTACAGGATTCAGGAAGCAGAGATTGTACGTGCTTTGTTGCCAGATATAAGGAATGAAGTTGTTCATGTTGGCATTGTTCAGAAACAGACGGACGCAGGTGAGATGACAAGGTTCAGTGCAATTGTAGCTGTGGGTAATGACAATGGCTGGCTCGGAATTGGTAAGGGCAAAGCGTCACAGATGAGAACTGCTATAGACAAGGCCACCAATGCAGCTCTACTCAACCTTATACCTATCAAACTTGGATGTGGTAGCTGGGAATGCCGATGCAACAAGTTGCATTCTGTTCCATTCAGAGTTCAAGGTAAAGGAGGGAGTGTGAGAGTGGAGATCCACCCAGGCCCTAGGGGACTCGGTATAGTGGCTGGAGAAAATATCAAGAGTCTGCTTAAGCTAGCTGGTATCAAGGATGCTTGGACAAGAACATATGGAGCGACAAACACGATGCCCTCAACTACAAAGGCTATTTACAACGCATTAAGGAGCACATATAGTGTTGGTTAG
- a CDS encoding 50S ribosomal protein L18 has product MSEEIQLSYTSILRRIREKKTNYRKRKALLIGKHNFVVPRVSNQNVQIQVSKAEKNGDKIIASAHSKELLKHGWKGSRKSIPACYLTGLLVGKKAVAKNIKECVLYTGRRIYSPRIAACVKGMLDAGLNIPVEEETLPKKDMLSGNHIADYAKDLKQNDNQLYKSRFSAVINEGFVPEDYAELVTKTKSSILGKPAVKEVEEKVEPPAKEEKTKEPKSRRRAEKKTIRKKSAKKGDTS; this is encoded by the coding sequence TTGTCGGAGGAAATACAATTGAGCTATACATCTATACTTCGCAGGATCAGAGAAAAGAAGACCAACTATCGTAAGAGAAAAGCGCTTTTAATTGGCAAGCATAATTTTGTTGTCCCAAGGGTTAGTAACCAGAATGTTCAGATTCAAGTATCGAAAGCTGAAAAGAATGGTGATAAGATTATAGCCTCTGCCCATAGCAAGGAGTTGTTGAAACATGGTTGGAAGGGTTCCAGAAAGAGCATACCTGCATGCTATCTTACCGGTCTTCTTGTTGGTAAAAAAGCAGTCGCAAAAAACATCAAGGAATGCGTTCTCTACACCGGTAGGAGAATTTACTCTCCAAGGATTGCTGCATGTGTGAAAGGCATGCTAGATGCAGGGCTAAACATTCCAGTAGAGGAAGAGACACTTCCAAAGAAAGATATGTTAAGTGGAAATCATATAGCGGATTATGCTAAAGATCTTAAGCAGAATGATAATCAATTGTACAAGTCAAGATTTTCTGCGGTTATTAATGAAGGTTTCGTACCAGAGGATTATGCTGAGCTTGTAACAAAAACAAAGTCATCTATACTTGGCAAGCCAGCTGTTAAAGAAGTTGAAGAAAAGGTCGAACCTCCAGCGAAAGAAGAAAAAACAAAGGAACCGAAGTCAAGGCGGAGAGCGGAAAAGAAGACCATAAGAAAGAAGAGCGCAAAAAAAGGTGATACAAGTTGA
- the argF gene encoding ornithine carbamoyltransferase: MNKHILSIMELNSREVERIIKLALTLKKRSKPLLKNMVLAMIFQKPSTRTRMSFEVAMHELGGHAVNLTMSDIQLSRGETIEDTARTLSVYVDAIGARVHDHEDIVRLANASSVPVINMLSDLYHPCQVLGDLLTVKELKGTLKGLKIAWVGDGDNVCNSLIAGCTMMGMNVQVACPSNYEPYKEAVDFARKEAVKNKSSFEIVDDPKEAVRDADIVYTDSFVSMGKEEEKDARMKVFLPRYQVNADLMKLAKRDAIFMHCLPAKRGEEVTDDVIDGKQSVVWQEAENRLHVQKALLCFLLLRNLKGL, encoded by the coding sequence GTGAATAAACATATTCTGTCTATAATGGAGCTAAATAGTAGGGAGGTTGAGCGAATAATAAAGCTCGCATTGACATTAAAGAAGAGATCCAAGCCATTGTTGAAGAACATGGTATTAGCAATGATCTTTCAGAAGCCCTCAACACGCACTAGAATGAGTTTCGAGGTTGCAATGCATGAATTAGGTGGTCATGCCGTTAACCTAACAATGAGCGATATACAATTATCGCGTGGGGAAACTATAGAGGATACAGCGAGAACCTTATCTGTTTATGTTGACGCAATAGGGGCAAGAGTTCATGATCATGAAGATATTGTAAGACTTGCAAACGCTTCAAGCGTTCCAGTCATAAACATGCTGTCAGATCTTTATCATCCATGCCAAGTGCTTGGAGACCTACTAACCGTGAAGGAGCTTAAAGGCACGCTAAAAGGTTTGAAGATTGCATGGGTGGGTGACGGGGATAATGTATGCAATTCACTGATAGCTGGGTGCACAATGATGGGAATGAATGTCCAAGTTGCATGTCCGTCAAACTATGAACCATACAAAGAGGCAGTAGATTTCGCTAGGAAAGAGGCAGTCAAGAACAAGTCATCTTTTGAGATTGTCGATGATCCGAAGGAAGCTGTAAGAGATGCCGATATAGTTTATACTGACTCGTTTGTGTCAATGGGTAAAGAAGAAGAGAAGGATGCAAGGATGAAGGTTTTCCTTCCACGTTATCAGGTAAACGCGGATCTGATGAAATTAGCCAAACGTGATGCGATCTTCATGCACTGCCTGCCAGCAAAGAGAGGAGAGGAGGTCACCGATGATGTTATCGATGGCAAGCAGTCTGTAGTATGGCAGGAAGCTGAAAACAGGTTACATGTACAAAAGGCCTTGTTATGTTTCCTCTTGCTGAGAAATCTAAAAGGTTTATAA